In Gossypium arboreum isolate Shixiya-1 chromosome 6, ASM2569848v2, whole genome shotgun sequence, the following are encoded in one genomic region:
- the LOC108483920 gene encoding NADP-dependent malic enzyme encodes MDGGDYSVAGGVEDVYGEDAASMDQPVTPWTVSVASGYSLMRDPRHNKGLAFTEKERDAHYLRGLLPPVVLTQELQEKKLMHNLRQYQVPLQRYMALMDLQERNERLFYKLLVDNVEELLPVVYTPTVGEACQKYGSIFRRPQGLYVSLKEKGKILEVLKNWPQRSVQVIVVTDGERILGLGDLGCQGMGIPVGKLSLYTALGGVRPSACLPITIDVGTNNEKLLNDEFYIGLRQRRATGQEYAELLHEFMSAVKQNYGEKVLIQFEDFANHNAFELLARYSSSHLVFNDDIQGTASVVLAGLLAALRLLGGTLADHRFLFLGAGEAGTGIAELIALEMSKQTGNPIEENRKKIWLVDSRGLIVDSRKESLQHFKKPWAHEHEPVKELVDAVKAIKPTVLIGTSGVGKQFTKEVVEAMAALNEKPLIMALSNPTSQAECTAEEAYTWSEGRAIFASGSPFDPFEYDGKVFVPGQANNAYIFPGFGLGVKISGAIRVHDDMLLAASEALALQVTEEHYEKGLIYPPFSDIRKISANIAAKVAAKAYELGLASHLPQPKDLVKYAESCMYSPKYRTYR; translated from the exons ATGGACGGTGGTGATTACAGTGTTGCTGGTGGTGTGGAGGATGTGTACGGTGAGGATGCTGCCTCCATGGATCAGCCTGTCACTCCTTGGACTGTCTCTGTTGCTAG TGGGTATTCGTTGATGCGTGACCCTCGCCACAACAAAGGGCTAGCCTTCACTGAGAAAGAGAGAGATGCCCATTACCTGCGTGGCCTTCTTCCCCCTGTTGTTCTCACTCAAGAGCTTCAAGAGAAGAAGCTCATGCATAACCTTCGCCAATACCAAGTTCCTTTGCAACGTTACATGGCCCTCATGGACCTTCAG GAGAGAAACGAACGCCTTTTCTACAAACTTCTCGTCGATAACGTGGAGGAACTGCTCCCGGTTGTATACACTCCAACTGTTGGTGAAGCTTGCCAAAAATATGGGAGCATTTTCAGGCGCCCTCAGGGTCTTTACGTCAGCTTGAAAGAGAA GGGGAAGATTCTTGAAGTGTTGAAAAACTGGCCTCAGAGGAGTGTTCAAGTTATTGTTGTCACTGATGGTGAGAGAATTTTGGGACTTGGAGATCTCGGTTGCCAG GGAATGGGGATACCTGTAGGAAAACTTTCTTTATACACAGCTCTTGGTGGAGTCCGCCCCTCAGCA TGCTTGCCTATCACTATTGATGTTGGGACAAACAATGAGAAGTTGTTAAATGACGAGTTTTACATTGGTCTTAGACAAAGGAGGGCAACTGGACAG GAATACGCAGAACTTCTTCATGAGTTCATGTCTGCAGTTAAGCAGAATTACGGAGAGAAAGTTCTAATACAG TTTGAAGATTTTGCGAACCACAACGCATTCGAGTTGTTGGCGAGATACAGTTCATCTCATCTTGTTTTCAATGACGACATACAG GGAACAGCATCTGTGGTACTGGCCGGGCTACTTGCAGCCCTGAGATTACTCGGTGGAACTCTTGCAGACCATAGGTTCTTGTTTCTTGGTGCTGGTGAG GCTGGAACCGGTATAGCTGAGCTCATAGCTCTTGAAATGTCAAAGCAG ACTGGAAATCCAATTGAAGAGAACCGGAAGAAGATATGGCTTGTAGACTCAAGGGGATTGATTGTTGACTCGCGCAAGGAGTCACTTCAACACTTCAAGAAACCTTGGGCTCATGAACATGAACCTGTCAAGGAACTCGTTGATGCTGTGAAG GCAATCAAGCCAACAGTCCTGATCGGAACATCTGGTGTTGGAAAACAATTCACAAAGGAAGTCGTTGAGGCCATGGCAGCCTTGAATGAG AAACCTCTTATCATGGCTCTATCTAACCCTACCTCACAAGCTGAGTGTACAGCAGAAGAAGCATATACATGGAGCGAG GGTCGTGCAATCTTTGCGAGTGGAAGCCCATTTGACCCCTTTGAATATGATGGCAAAGTCTTCGTGCCTGGCCAG GCAAACAATGCATATATTTTCCCTGGATTTGGCTTGGGTGTCAAAATTTCCGGTGCGATTCGTGTTCACGATGACATGCTTTTAGCAGCCT CGGAAGCTTTGGCTTTGCAAGTGACGGAGGAACACTACGAGAAGGGATTGATCTACCCACCATTTTCCGATATCAGAAAGATATCAGCCAATATCGCAGCTAAGGTTGCCGCCAAGGCATATGAACTCG GTCTGGCTTCTCACCTTCCTCAGCCGAAGGATCTGGTTAAATATGCAGAGAGCTGCATGTACAGTCCAAAATACAGAACCTACCGTTAG
- the LOC108483967 gene encoding tryptophan--tRNA ligase, chloroplastic/mitochondrial isoform X1 has product MGRAVLSQFLTLSPRLSSSLRFCGRLGSKYLKRPGFIRHNRTINGYNGAGFRCCCSVSLSQPAVPETSSIPVRKRIVSGVQPTGAIHLGNYLGAIKTWIELQNSYDTLFFIVDLHAITLPYDTQQLSKATRNTAAIYLACGVDTSKASVFVQSHVRAHVELMWLLSSATPIGWLNRMIQFKEKSRKAGDENVGVALLTYPVLMASDILLYQSDLVPVGEDQKQHLELTRELAERVNYLYGGRKWKKLGGRGGAIFKVPEPLIPPAGARVMSLTDGLSKMSKSAPSDQSRINLLDPKDVIANKIKRCKTDSFSGMEFDSPERPECNNLLSIYQLISGKTKEEVAQECQDMNWGTFKTLLTDALVDHLHPIQVRHEEIISDPAYLDGVLGEGATKAAAIADATLSNVYQAMGFLYR; this is encoded by the exons atgggaCGCGCAGTTCTCTCTCAATTTCTCACCCTTTCTCCTCGCCTCTCATCTTCACT CAGGTTTTGCGGCAGACTTGGAAGTAAATACTTGAAAAGGCCTGGATTCATCCGTCATAACCGTACTATAAATGGATACAATGGCGCTGGTTTCCGTTGCTGCTGCAGTGTCTCGCTCTCGCAGCCAGCTGTTCCCGAGACTTCTTCTATCCCGGTGAG GAAGAGGATAGTGTCTGGAGTCCAGCCAACAGGAGCTATCCACCTTGGGAATTATCTTGGAGCCATAAAGACTTGGATTGAGCTTCAG AACTCATATGACACACTCTTTTTCATTGTGGACCTCCATGCG ATTACACTACCATATGATACACAGCAACTATCTAAGGCAACAAGGAATACAGCAGCTATTTATTTGGCATGTGGTGTGGACACCTCAAAG GCTTCTGTCTTTGTGCAGTCACATGTTCGTGCTCATGTAGAATTGATGTGGCTACTGAGTTCTGCCACACCAATTGGTTGGCTAAATAGAATGATTCAGTTTAAAGAGAAATCTCGCAAGGCG GGAGATGAAAATGTTGGAGTTGCTTTATTGACCTATCCTGTTCTGATGGCTTCTGATATTCTTTTGTATCAG TCTGATTTAGTTCCAGTAGGTGAAGATCAGAAGCAGCATTTGGAGTTGACTCGTGAGTTGGCCGAGCGTGTTAACTATTTATATGGAGGAAGGAAGTGGAAAAAGTTGGGAGG GCGTGGTGGTGCTATTTTTAAG GTTCCTGAGCCCCTTATACCGCCAGCTGGAGCACGAGTCATGTCCCTAACAGATGGTCTTTCAAAG ATGTCCAAATCTGCACCTTCTGATCAGTCTCGCATCAATCTTCTTGACCCCAAGGAT GTGATAGCAAACAAGATAAAGCGTTGCAAGACTGACTCATTTTCAGG CATGGAATTTGACAGTCCTGAACGTCCTGAATGCAACAATCTTCTTTCGATATATCAGCTAATTTCGGGCAAGACAAAAGAG GAAGTTGCACAGGAATGCCAAGATATGAACTGGGGCACATTTAAAACCCTCCTGACAGATGCATTGGTTGATCATTTACATCCTATACAG GTTCGGCATGAAGAAATTATTT
- the LOC108483967 gene encoding tryptophan--tRNA ligase, chloroplastic/mitochondrial isoform X2: MGRAVLSQFLTLSPRLSSSLFCGRLGSKYLKRPGFIRHNRTINGYNGAGFRCCCSVSLSQPAVPETSSIPVRKRIVSGVQPTGAIHLGNYLGAIKTWIELQNSYDTLFFIVDLHAITLPYDTQQLSKATRNTAAIYLACGVDTSKASVFVQSHVRAHVELMWLLSSATPIGWLNRMIQFKEKSRKAGDENVGVALLTYPVLMASDILLYQSDLVPVGEDQKQHLELTRELAERVNYLYGGRKWKKLGGRGGAIFKVPEPLIPPAGARVMSLTDGLSKMSKSAPSDQSRINLLDPKDVIANKIKRCKTDSFSGMEFDSPERPECNNLLSIYQLISGKTKEEVAQECQDMNWGTFKTLLTDALVDHLHPIQVRHEEIISDPAYLDGVLGEGATKAAAIADATLSNVYQAMGFLYR, translated from the exons atgggaCGCGCAGTTCTCTCTCAATTTCTCACCCTTTCTCCTCGCCTCTCATCTTCACT GTTTTGCGGCAGACTTGGAAGTAAATACTTGAAAAGGCCTGGATTCATCCGTCATAACCGTACTATAAATGGATACAATGGCGCTGGTTTCCGTTGCTGCTGCAGTGTCTCGCTCTCGCAGCCAGCTGTTCCCGAGACTTCTTCTATCCCGGTGAG GAAGAGGATAGTGTCTGGAGTCCAGCCAACAGGAGCTATCCACCTTGGGAATTATCTTGGAGCCATAAAGACTTGGATTGAGCTTCAG AACTCATATGACACACTCTTTTTCATTGTGGACCTCCATGCG ATTACACTACCATATGATACACAGCAACTATCTAAGGCAACAAGGAATACAGCAGCTATTTATTTGGCATGTGGTGTGGACACCTCAAAG GCTTCTGTCTTTGTGCAGTCACATGTTCGTGCTCATGTAGAATTGATGTGGCTACTGAGTTCTGCCACACCAATTGGTTGGCTAAATAGAATGATTCAGTTTAAAGAGAAATCTCGCAAGGCG GGAGATGAAAATGTTGGAGTTGCTTTATTGACCTATCCTGTTCTGATGGCTTCTGATATTCTTTTGTATCAG TCTGATTTAGTTCCAGTAGGTGAAGATCAGAAGCAGCATTTGGAGTTGACTCGTGAGTTGGCCGAGCGTGTTAACTATTTATATGGAGGAAGGAAGTGGAAAAAGTTGGGAGG GCGTGGTGGTGCTATTTTTAAG GTTCCTGAGCCCCTTATACCGCCAGCTGGAGCACGAGTCATGTCCCTAACAGATGGTCTTTCAAAG ATGTCCAAATCTGCACCTTCTGATCAGTCTCGCATCAATCTTCTTGACCCCAAGGAT GTGATAGCAAACAAGATAAAGCGTTGCAAGACTGACTCATTTTCAGG CATGGAATTTGACAGTCCTGAACGTCCTGAATGCAACAATCTTCTTTCGATATATCAGCTAATTTCGGGCAAGACAAAAGAG GAAGTTGCACAGGAATGCCAAGATATGAACTGGGGCACATTTAAAACCCTCCTGACAGATGCATTGGTTGATCATTTACATCCTATACAG GTTCGGCATGAAGAAATTATTT
- the LOC108483967 gene encoding tryptophan--tRNA ligase, chloroplastic/mitochondrial isoform X3: MDTMALVSVAAAVSRSRSQLFPRLLLSRKRIVSGVQPTGAIHLGNYLGAIKTWIELQNSYDTLFFIVDLHAITLPYDTQQLSKATRNTAAIYLACGVDTSKASVFVQSHVRAHVELMWLLSSATPIGWLNRMIQFKEKSRKAGDENVGVALLTYPVLMASDILLYQSDLVPVGEDQKQHLELTRELAERVNYLYGGRKWKKLGGRGGAIFKVPEPLIPPAGARVMSLTDGLSKMSKSAPSDQSRINLLDPKDVIANKIKRCKTDSFSGMEFDSPERPECNNLLSIYQLISGKTKEEVAQECQDMNWGTFKTLLTDALVDHLHPIQVRHEEIISDPAYLDGVLGEGATKAAAIADATLSNVYQAMGFLYR, translated from the exons ATGGATACAATGGCGCTGGTTTCCGTTGCTGCTGCAGTGTCTCGCTCTCGCAGCCAGCTGTTCCCGAGACTTCTTCTATCCCG GAAGAGGATAGTGTCTGGAGTCCAGCCAACAGGAGCTATCCACCTTGGGAATTATCTTGGAGCCATAAAGACTTGGATTGAGCTTCAG AACTCATATGACACACTCTTTTTCATTGTGGACCTCCATGCG ATTACACTACCATATGATACACAGCAACTATCTAAGGCAACAAGGAATACAGCAGCTATTTATTTGGCATGTGGTGTGGACACCTCAAAG GCTTCTGTCTTTGTGCAGTCACATGTTCGTGCTCATGTAGAATTGATGTGGCTACTGAGTTCTGCCACACCAATTGGTTGGCTAAATAGAATGATTCAGTTTAAAGAGAAATCTCGCAAGGCG GGAGATGAAAATGTTGGAGTTGCTTTATTGACCTATCCTGTTCTGATGGCTTCTGATATTCTTTTGTATCAG TCTGATTTAGTTCCAGTAGGTGAAGATCAGAAGCAGCATTTGGAGTTGACTCGTGAGTTGGCCGAGCGTGTTAACTATTTATATGGAGGAAGGAAGTGGAAAAAGTTGGGAGG GCGTGGTGGTGCTATTTTTAAG GTTCCTGAGCCCCTTATACCGCCAGCTGGAGCACGAGTCATGTCCCTAACAGATGGTCTTTCAAAG ATGTCCAAATCTGCACCTTCTGATCAGTCTCGCATCAATCTTCTTGACCCCAAGGAT GTGATAGCAAACAAGATAAAGCGTTGCAAGACTGACTCATTTTCAGG CATGGAATTTGACAGTCCTGAACGTCCTGAATGCAACAATCTTCTTTCGATATATCAGCTAATTTCGGGCAAGACAAAAGAG GAAGTTGCACAGGAATGCCAAGATATGAACTGGGGCACATTTAAAACCCTCCTGACAGATGCATTGGTTGATCATTTACATCCTATACAG GTTCGGCATGAAGAAATTATTT